One genomic segment of Hemibagrus wyckioides isolate EC202008001 linkage group LG08, SWU_Hwy_1.0, whole genome shotgun sequence includes these proteins:
- the ccnd2a gene encoding G1/S-specific cyclin-D2a isoform X2 — translation MELYCLEVDTVVRARPDPNLLGDERVLQSLLTIEERFLPQCSYFKCVQKDIQPFMRRMVATWMLEVCEEQKCEEEVFPLAMNYLDRFLAVVPTRKCNLQLLGAVCMFLASKLKETRPLTAEKLCIYTDNSIRPQELLEWELVVLGKLKWNLAAVTPNDFIEHIVKRLPLPKDKLDLIRKHVQTFIALCATDFNFVMYPPSMIATGSVGAAICGLQLNNTNHALWGDNLTELLAKITNTEVDLLKACQEQIERVLMSSLREGRRQQHKQQQQDQNNPRNKALDDQDQSSTPTDW, via the exons ATGGAGCTGTATTGTCTGGAAGTGGACACCGTGGTGCGAGCCCGTCCCGACCCGAACCTCCTCGGCGATGAGAGGGTGCTTCAGAGCCTTCTGACCATCGAGGAGAGGTTTCTGCCTCAGTGCTCCTATTTCAAATGCGTACAGAAAGATATCCAGCCTTTCATGCGCAGGATGGTGGCCACCTGGATGctggag GTCTGCGAGGAACAAAAGTGCGAGGAGGAAGTTTTCCCACTGGCTATGAACTACTTGGACAGATTTTTAGCGGTTGTACCCACCAGAAAGTGTAACCTGCAGTTGCTCGGGGCGGTCTGCATGTTTCTGGCGTCCAAACTGAAAGAGACGCGTCCTCTAACTGCAGAAAAGCTATGTATCTACACTGATAACTCCATCCGACCGCAAGAACTCCTG GAATGGGAATTGGTGGTTCTTGGTAAATTGAAGTGGAACCTGGCTGCTGTCACGCCCAACGACTTCATTGAGCACATCGTGAAGAGGCTGCCTCTGCCTAAGGATAAGCTGGACCTGATCCGCAAGCATGTGCAGACTTTCATCGCCCTGTGCGCAACAG ATTTCAACTTTGTCATGTATCCTCCATCCATGATTGCCACGGGCAGCGTGGGAGCAGCAATCTGCGGACTACAGCTCAACAACACGAACCACGCACTGTGGGGGGATAACCTTACAGAACTGCTTGCTAAGATCACGAACACAGAAGTC GACCTGTTGAAGGCATGTCAGGAGCAGATTGAGCGTGTGCTGATGAGCAGCCTAAGGGAGGGACGCCGGCAGCAGcacaagcagcagcagcaggaccagaACAACCCACGCAACAAAGCCTTGGATGACCAGGACCAGTCCAGCACCCCGACCGAC TGGTGA
- the ccnd2a gene encoding G1/S-specific cyclin-D2a isoform X1, whose protein sequence is MELYCLEVDTVVRARPDPNLLGDERVLQSLLTIEERFLPQCSYFKCVQKDIQPFMRRMVATWMLEVCEEQKCEEEVFPLAMNYLDRFLAVVPTRKCNLQLLGAVCMFLASKLKETRPLTAEKLCIYTDNSIRPQELLEWELVVLGKLKWNLAAVTPNDFIEHIVKRLPLPKDKLDLIRKHVQTFIALCATDFNFVMYPPSMIATGSVGAAICGLQLNNTNHALWGDNLTELLAKITNTEVDLLKACQEQIERVLMSSLREGRRQQHKQQQQDQNNPRNKALDDQDQSSTPTDVRDINL, encoded by the exons ATGGAGCTGTATTGTCTGGAAGTGGACACCGTGGTGCGAGCCCGTCCCGACCCGAACCTCCTCGGCGATGAGAGGGTGCTTCAGAGCCTTCTGACCATCGAGGAGAGGTTTCTGCCTCAGTGCTCCTATTTCAAATGCGTACAGAAAGATATCCAGCCTTTCATGCGCAGGATGGTGGCCACCTGGATGctggag GTCTGCGAGGAACAAAAGTGCGAGGAGGAAGTTTTCCCACTGGCTATGAACTACTTGGACAGATTTTTAGCGGTTGTACCCACCAGAAAGTGTAACCTGCAGTTGCTCGGGGCGGTCTGCATGTTTCTGGCGTCCAAACTGAAAGAGACGCGTCCTCTAACTGCAGAAAAGCTATGTATCTACACTGATAACTCCATCCGACCGCAAGAACTCCTG GAATGGGAATTGGTGGTTCTTGGTAAATTGAAGTGGAACCTGGCTGCTGTCACGCCCAACGACTTCATTGAGCACATCGTGAAGAGGCTGCCTCTGCCTAAGGATAAGCTGGACCTGATCCGCAAGCATGTGCAGACTTTCATCGCCCTGTGCGCAACAG ATTTCAACTTTGTCATGTATCCTCCATCCATGATTGCCACGGGCAGCGTGGGAGCAGCAATCTGCGGACTACAGCTCAACAACACGAACCACGCACTGTGGGGGGATAACCTTACAGAACTGCTTGCTAAGATCACGAACACAGAAGTC GACCTGTTGAAGGCATGTCAGGAGCAGATTGAGCGTGTGCTGATGAGCAGCCTAAGGGAGGGACGCCGGCAGCAGcacaagcagcagcagcaggaccagaACAACCCACGCAACAAAGCCTTGGATGACCAGGACCAGTCCAGCACCCCGACCGACGTAAGAGACATCAACTTGTGA
- the ccnd2a gene encoding G1/S-specific cyclin-D2a isoform X3, whose product MLSFGLTILRHGETQYNKDGLLQGQGIDSPLSETGVQQAEAAGEYLQDVHFTNVFASDMKRAKQTAEIIVRKNKTCSHLDTVTVPALKERSFGVAEGGLVEDMKNMAKAAGQPIPEYTPPDGETMDQVKIRIGSFLKSLFQQMADEHHVKICQGDEFQPDGPLAGRPEDGVQNVFAHALVVSHGAYMRVAMRYFIEDLACTLPPGANMAQVFSACPNTGMCRFIVTLKCCNAKIQLSGIKCVFVNRRDHIKIENN is encoded by the exons ATGCTCTCATTTGGTTTAACAATACTCCGCCA TGGTGAAACACAGTACAACAAGGACGGACTGCTTCAAG GTCAGGGAATAGACTCTCCTCTGTCCGAAACTGGTGTGCAGCAAGCCGAAGCTGCCGGCGAGTACCTTCAAGATGTACACTTTACTAACGTTTTTGCCAGTGATATGAAACGTGCCAAGCAG ACTGCTGAAATTATCGTGAGGAAAAATAAGACATGCAGCCATCTAGACACTGTGACAGTTCCAGCTCTTAAAGAGAGG AGCTTTGGTGTTGCTGAAGGAGGCCTGGTGGAGGACATGAAGAACATGGCTAAGGCAGCAGGTCAGCCAATCCCAGAGTACACACCTCCAGATGGAGAGACAATggaccag GTGAAGATCCGGATCGGCTCGTTCCTTAAATCTTTGTTCCAGCAGATGGCGGATGAGCATCATGTCAAAATATGTCAAGGTGATGAATTTCAGCCAGACGGGCCTCTTGCGGGTCGCCCGGAAGACGGAGTCCAGAATGTGTTTGCTCACGCTCTTGTGGTGAGCCATGGTGCCTACATGCGGGTGGCGATGCGCTATTTCATTGAGGACTTGGCTTGCACTCTGCCTCCTGGGGCAAACATGGCTCAGGTATTCTCAGCCTGCCCAAATACAGGAATGTGCCGATTCATTGTGACTTTGAAGTGTTGTAATGCGAAAATTCAACTGTCTGGCATAAAGTGTGTATTTGTCAATCGCCGCGACCACATCAAGATTGAAAACAACTAA
- the LOC131357643 gene encoding uncharacterized protein LOC131357643 produces the protein MLSVLLFCWAVLTLHTTATCYHLQQTSSLPSGADTVDPETHRWLEAKTYFIRKKGNRRAQKPVRSGSEGNFNSRKDQNKSCFSVLNMKKYAFLCLDPKGKLYTSVFNSNEDCRFRRVKRHKHYDMLQSCRGDVLLVKHHPVNVHARNLPKLSDFVFSKRHKKRTYHRKRRSWHTDPSDPLGSEYPHLSNMRNWKSDPGHGGNVSKETITSVDDPLQVLLSHSAQTPTLEKHRENRKIRF, from the exons ATGCTCTCGGTCCTTCTCTTCTGCTGGGCTgtactcacactccacactacagcCACATGTTACCATCTGCAGCAGACATCCTCCTTACCCTCTGGTGCCGATACCGTGGACCCTGAAACTCACAGATGGCTTGAAGCAAAAACGTACTTTATCAGGAAGAAGGGCAACAGAAGAGCTCAGAAACCTGTTCGGTCAGGTTCGGAAG GCAACTTTAACTCCAGGAAGGACCAGAATAAAAGCTGTTTCTCAGTCTTAAACATGAAAAAGTATGCTTTCTTATGCTTGGACCCCAAAGGAAAGTTATATACCTCG GTGTTCAACAGCAATGAGGATTGCCGGTTTCGCCGTGTCAAAAGACATAAACATTATGACATGCTTCAGTCCTGCAGGGGTGACGTGCTGTTGGTCAAACATCACCCCGTCAACGTACACGCCCGTAATTTACCGAAGCTGTCCGACTTTGTCTTCTCAAAGCGACACAAAAAACGAACGTACCACAGAAAGAGACGCAGTTGGCACACCGACCCGTCCGACCCTTTAGGATCTGAGTATCCTCATTTAAGCAACATGAGAAACTGGAAAAGTGACCCGGGGCATGGCGGTAACGTATCGAAGGAGACCATTACTTCAGTAGATGATCCTTTACAGGTCTTGCTGTCACACAGTGCACAAACTCCTACTTtggagaaacacagagaaaacagaaaaatccGATTCTGA